The sequence TTCCTCTTTTTTTAGCCCTATCTAAACCATAGGCTTTCTTGTCGCTGGAAATAACCAAAGCAATTTCCGCCGGAATCTGTCCCGAATCAATGGCATCCATCAACGCCTGCAAATTGGAACCACCGCCAGAAATCATCACAGCTATTCTGACCCGTCGCATAATGTCACCTGCTTATTGCCCGATGTCACCTCTCCAATAACCCAAGCTTGTTGGTCATTAGCACGAAGCAACTCCATCGCTTTTTCTTTTTCTTCCGATGATACTACCAAGATCATCCCAATGCCCATATTAAAAGTTCCGTACATGACTTCTTGATCCAATGGTCCTTTTTCTTTTAGCAAGTGAAAGATGTCTGGAATATGCCAGCTCCCCAACCATATTGTTGCGGCCGTCTCATCAGGAAGAATCCTTGGTATGTTTTCATAGAAACCTCCACCAGTTATATGAGCCAACCCTTTTATAGGCACTTGCTGAATCATTTCCATTATTGGCTTTACATAAAGACTGGTAGGCGTCAGTAAGGCTTCTCCCAAACTAAGCGTCGAATCTCCAAAAGAGCTCCATAAATCCATGCCTTCTTTTTCCAACAACACTTTTCTTACCAAAGAAAAACCATTGCTATGAACTCCAGAGGAAGCCAGTCCAATAATCGCATCTCCCGCCGTAATCGTCTCACCTGTAATCAGTTTGTCTCTATCCACCATTCCGACAGCAAAACCAGCCAAATCGTATTCGCCATTCTGGTAAAAACCTGGCATTTCAGCCGTTTCTCCACCTACAAGGGCACAGCCAGCCTTTTGACACGCTTCTGCAATCCCTGCCACAATAGCCGCCGCCTTTTCCGCTTCCAGTTTTCCTGTCGCCAGATAATCCAGAAAAAACAACGGTTGTGCACCATGACAAAGGATATCGTTCACGCACATTGCCACACAGTCCTGACCAATCGTATCATGCCGATCCATCATAAAGGCCAGCTTTAATTTGGTTCCAACACCATCAGTTCCAGAAACCAGCACCGGTTGATTCATTCCTTTCAAATCCGGTTGAACCATCGCCCCAAAACTACCTAACCCTTGAAGCACTTCTTTTGTCATTGTCTTTTGTACCGCTTTTTTCATTAGTTCAACGCTGCGCTGACCTTCTTCGACATTCACACCAGCAGATTCGTAGGTTACTTTTTCCATTCCAATTCCTCCCTATTGATTCTCCTTATCTAGTCTTTGAAACACTCGTTGTCCATTTTGCTGCTGTGCCTTTTCCGGAAGCTCCATCGGGTAATTACCGTCAAAACAAGCCAAACAAAAGTTTTTTTCCGGTTTTCCCAGCGCTTCCACTAATCCTTCAGGGGTAAGATAATGGAGGCTGTCAGCATGAATAATTTTGCGAATTTCGTCAACGGTTTTTACCGCTCCAATTAATTGATTTCGATCAGGTGTATCAATACCAAAATAACAGCTATAAGCGACTGGCGGTGAACTGACACGAACATGCACCTCTTTAGCTCCAGCCTGTTTTAAGGTTTCCACGATCCGTTTACTGGTAGTGCCTCTTACAATAGAATCATCAATCAGAATCAGTTTTTTACCTTTAATGTTTGCGGCCATCGGCGATAACTTTAGTTTGACCGCCAGTTCACGTATCGCCTGAGTTGGCTGAATGAAAGTCCTGCCAATATAGCGATTCTTTATCAGTCCTTCTCCGTAAGGAATGCCGGAGGCTTCTGCATAACCAAGGGCTACGGGTATGGAAGAATCCGGAACTGCCATTACCATATCAGCTTCTACAGGGCATTCCTTCGCCAGTACCCGACCAGAATTTTTTCTTGCTTCATAGACATTGATCCCGTCTATAATACTATCCGGTCTGGCAAAATAAATATACTCAAAAATACATCCAGCTCTACGAGGCAAAGACTGAAAAAATTCTGACTGAATACCTTCCGGCGTAATAGTCACCATTTCTCCCGGTTCCACATCCCTAACCAGTTCAGCTCCCATAACGTCAAAAGCACTGCTTTCCGATGCCAATACATACCCTTTTTCTGTCTTCCCGATACACAGTGGCCTTAGACCCAAAGGATCTCTCACACCAATCAAACATTCCTCGTTCATAATGACTAATGCATAAGCACCTTTAATCAGCTCCATGGATCTGCGAATAGCTTGATGGATTCCTTCATTACTGTATCTGGCGATTAGGTTAACAATCACTTCCGAATCAATGGTTGTCTGAAAAACAACCCCCGCATCTTCCAGTCTATCTCTCAAAAGCCTGGCGTTTACCAAGTTTCCATTATGAGCTAAGGCAATGGTTCCACCTCTGTAACGAACTACTAAAGGCTGTGCATTTTCAACATCCGATTCTCCAGAAGTAGAGTATCGTACATGGCCAATCCCAATATGACCTGTCAGTTTTTCTAACTCTTCATTATCAAATACCTCTGAGACCAAACCCATATCTTTATGCCACCGGGTTTTATCTCCATCATTCACCGCAATGCCCGCGCTTTCCTGTCCCCGATGCTGCAAAGCATAAAGACCAAAGTAAAGCAGCTCCGCTGTATGATCATCCTCCATCTGAATCACTCCGGCCACACCGCACTCTTCTTTTAATCCATCCCACATCAATTCCTTTGACACAAGAACCCCTCCATTTTCAAACTGCCAATACTTTACTGACTCGCTCCAGCACTTCTTCATAGTGTTCTGATACCTGTCCCATATCTTTTCGAAACCGGTCCTTGTCCATTACTCTTCCTGTCCGAGTTTCCCATAGCCGGCATGTATCCGGCGATATTTCATCAGCCAGCAATACCCCGTCTTTATTCACTCCAAACTCCAATTTAAAGTCGATTAGCTTCAAACCCGCTTTTGAAAATAATTCAATTAATAGCTTGTTAATGGTTAACGCTTCTGAACGAATTTTGTTCAATTCCTCCTCCGTCGCCCATTCCAAGGCAATAATATGATCTTCATTGACAAAAGGATCTCCCAACTCATCCTTCTTCAAAGAATACTCGACAATTGGTTTTTTGAGTACGGTTCCCTCTTTCACCCCTAATTGCCGGGTCATGGAGCCAGCCGCCACATTTCGAACAATAATTTCTAAAGGAATGATTGTTACTGCTTTCACCAACATCTCTCGATCGGATAGCCGTTGAATAAAATGGGTTTTCACTCCTTTTCCTTCCAAGTATGTGTATATCAGTGAAGATAGATGATTGTTCACCTTTCCTTTTCCTTCAATCTGACTTTTCTTTTTTCCATTAAAAGCCGTTGCATCATCCTTAAAATATACAATTACCTTTGAAGCATCTTCTGTGACATAGACTTGCTTGGCTTTCCCTTCATACAACATCTCTTTTTTTTCTATCCCCTTATCCTTTACCATTGCCTATCTCCCCTCCAAGAATCCATCAATCCCCAATTCTTCCAAGGTTTCTGCCTTGTGAAGCACCTGCTCCGTCTGTTGCTTCCGAAAATCTTCCAATTTTTGAGAAACCACTGGATCTTTAATTCCAAGAATTTGTGCCGCCAATAATCCAGCATTTTTAGCTCCATTGATAGCTACCGTAGCAACAGGAATACCCGCCGGCATCTGGACGATCGACAACAAAGAGTCCCAGCCCGATAAAGCGTTGCTTTTTACAGGCACTCCTATCACCGGAAGCGTTGTCATGGAAGCAACCATCCCAGGCAGATGAGCCGCACCTCCCGCTCCAGCAATAATAATTTCTATTCCTCTTTCTTTGGCCTGCTGCGCATAAGAAACCATTGCTTCCGGTGTCCGATGGGCAGATATAATTCTTGTTTCGCATTGGATTCCCAGTCCTTCCAATACCTGCGTCGCCTCTTTCATCACCGGCAAATCCGAATCACTTCCCATAATGATCCCTACTTTGCTTTTTTGCATCCTCGACTCCTCCTAATTCTGTTTTTATCTCAAACGGTTACTTTCAACACCTTGCGGATCTTTTCTGCTTTTTCATTCGCTTCTTCGCTGCTATCCGCCAAGATAGTGACATGTCCCATTTTTCTACCAGGCCTGCTTTCTGTTTTTCCATACCAATGAGGATATACATCAGCTATTCCCATAGCTTCCTCTATGCCTACCAATTTTGCATTTCCACTTTTCACCGGATCTCCCAACAGGTTTACCATCACCGCTGGCTTGAACAAAGTCGGTTTTACCAGAGGCCATCCCATAATCGTGCGAATCTGTTGTCCAAACTGAGAAATATTACAGGCTTCAATGCTGTAATGCCCCGAATTATGAGTTCGGGGAGCAATTTCATTAATCCATAACTGCTGATCTTCCCCAACAAACATTTCAATACAGAAAATACCTGCTCCTTTCAGATGTTTCAAGGTTTTTTTTGCCAGTTTATCAGCTGAATTCAACACTTCCGCTGGCAAGGGAGCTGGTACAATACTTCTATCAAGAATGTTATCCTGGTGAATGTTTTGTCCTACCGGAAAGGTTTCAATATTTCCAAGAGAATCTCTCGCCGCTATTACGGATATTTCCATCTTAAACGCAATGAATTTTTCCGCCATCAGCGGTCTTTCTTTTCCATCTAACAAGTCATAAGAATCATCTAAGACTTCTGGACCATCCACCTTCACATTTCCTTTTCCGTCATAACCACCAAATCTTGACTTCAAAAGAAAAGGATAGCCGAAAAGATCCGCCGCCTCTATCAAATCTTGTTTTTGCTCAATTTTTTTATAAGGTGCAACGGGCAAACAATGACTTTCCAGTTCCTTATTTTGCTGATACTTATCCTGTATCATATAAAGCGTTTCTGGTGAAGGCATTACCTGACATCCTTTGGATTCCAGTTTCATCAACATTTTTGCGTGAATATGTTCAAATTCATAGGTTAATCGTTGGCTTTTTTCCGCCAACTGTTGAATTTTTATTTCATCAAAAAAACGGCCATGAATAAACTCATGTGCCATTCCCTTTGCCGGACAGGTTTTTGAAGGGTCTAAAACAGCAAAAGATAGCCCCATCCGATAACCTTCCATTAATAACATTTTTCCCAATTGTCCACCGCCAACGACTCCAATGTCACAGCGTTTCACAGGTTTTCCCCCTTATCTTTTTACCCGATTTATTAAAAAAGCGATGCAACTCCGTTAAAACGACGAAAAGTCCTGACTAAGATCCCAAGGAGTGAATCAAGCCAGAACTTTTATCAAGAACATACTTTTCAAAAAAGTAATGTTATCTTGTTATACAGGCCTCACTCGTAGTAGAGCCATTTACGGTGACTCTGTAGAAACTGCCGAACCATATTATCAGCATTATAGGATTGAGTTCTTCTTTTTCATCATAACAAAGATCAAACAAAAAGCAAAGGGTTTTTCGAATTTTTTATGTTCCACTCCCCTGTTTATACCTATTATTCTTGAACAATCTTATCATTTTTTGTTTCAATGTTCCGCTTTTAATCTTGGAAGAAAAATCCTTCTTTACAAAAAAGGTGTACACAAGCTTCCACTACCCGAGGTTCATACTTAATCCCACTATATGCTTGTATTTCTTTCAATGCCTCTTCCGTCCCTAAAGCTGGCCGGTAAGGACGATGAGATGAAATGGCTTCCACCACATCTGCTACTATAAGAATTTTTGCACCCATCAATATTTGAGTATCTTTCAATCCTTGTGGATAACCTGACCCATCCAGCTTTTCATGATGCTGTAAAATCATTTCAGCGATTGGCCACTCAAAATCAATATCAATTAAAACCTCATAAGCATTTTGCGGATGGGTTTTGATAAACTCAAATTCTAAGGGAGTTAACTTAGATGGCTTGCTTAGTATTTCTGAAGGAATCATAATTTTACCAATGTCATGTAAAATAGCTGCAATCCACAGACCTTCCAAGGTGTTTTCTGATAATCCCAGGTTCTTCCCGATCGCCATCGCCAGTTGAGCTACCCGCTGTTGGTGCCCATAAATATACATATCTCTTTTTTCCGAAAGCTTTGCAAAACTATTCACCGTTTCTTTTAAGGCCCGCTTTAACTGGTCTTCTTTTTCCTTTTGACCGGAAATATCTTTGTAGGTTGCCTGATACCCTGCCACTTTTCCATCAATCAGTATTGAACCACCTCGGATAATTACTGGTACCCCTTTTCTGCTTTTGGTGTATCTTATCGTCTCCACTTCCAAATTTTGAAGGCGATCCGCTAGTTTTCGAATACGCTCGGCTTCTTCTAATTGTTCCGGCAGCACAATGAGATCATCTATTTTTTTTCCTATACACTCTTCTTTCCCATAGCCAAATAATTT is a genomic window of Tindallia californiensis containing:
- the purM gene encoding phosphoribosylformylglycinamidine cyclo-ligase codes for the protein MEKVTYESAGVNVEEGQRSVELMKKAVQKTMTKEVLQGLGSFGAMVQPDLKGMNQPVLVSGTDGVGTKLKLAFMMDRHDTIGQDCVAMCVNDILCHGAQPLFFLDYLATGKLEAEKAAAIVAGIAEACQKAGCALVGGETAEMPGFYQNGEYDLAGFAVGMVDRDKLITGETITAGDAIIGLASSGVHSNGFSLVRKVLLEKEGMDLWSSFGDSTLSLGEALLTPTSLYVKPIMEMIQQVPIKGLAHITGGGFYENIPRILPDETAATIWLGSWHIPDIFHLLKEKGPLDQEVMYGTFNMGIGMILVVSSEEKEKAMELLRANDQQAWVIGEVTSGNKQVTLCDGSE
- the purF gene encoding amidophosphoribosyltransferase, which codes for MWDGLKEECGVAGVIQMEDDHTAELLYFGLYALQHRGQESAGIAVNDGDKTRWHKDMGLVSEVFDNEELEKLTGHIGIGHVRYSTSGESDVENAQPLVVRYRGGTIALAHNGNLVNARLLRDRLEDAGVVFQTTIDSEVIVNLIARYSNEGIHQAIRRSMELIKGAYALVIMNEECLIGVRDPLGLRPLCIGKTEKGYVLASESSAFDVMGAELVRDVEPGEMVTITPEGIQSEFFQSLPRRAGCIFEYIYFARPDSIIDGINVYEARKNSGRVLAKECPVEADMVMAVPDSSIPVALGYAEASGIPYGEGLIKNRYIGRTFIQPTQAIRELAVKLKLSPMAANIKGKKLILIDDSIVRGTTSKRIVETLKQAGAKEVHVRVSSPPVAYSCYFGIDTPDRNQLIGAVKTVDEIRKIIHADSLHYLTPEGLVEALGKPEKNFCLACFDGNYPMELPEKAQQQNGQRVFQRLDKENQ
- the purC gene encoding phosphoribosylaminoimidazolesuccinocarboxamide synthase, giving the protein MVKDKGIEKKEMLYEGKAKQVYVTEDASKVIVYFKDDATAFNGKKKSQIEGKGKVNNHLSSLIYTYLEGKGVKTHFIQRLSDREMLVKAVTIIPLEIIVRNVAAGSMTRQLGVKEGTVLKKPIVEYSLKKDELGDPFVNEDHIIALEWATEEELNKIRSEALTINKLLIELFSKAGLKLIDFKLEFGVNKDGVLLADEISPDTCRLWETRTGRVMDKDRFRKDMGQVSEHYEEVLERVSKVLAV
- the purE gene encoding 5-(carboxyamino)imidazole ribonucleotide mutase, with amino-acid sequence MQKSKVGIIMGSDSDLPVMKEATQVLEGLGIQCETRIISAHRTPEAMVSYAQQAKERGIEIIIAGAGGAAHLPGMVASMTTLPVIGVPVKSNALSGWDSLLSIVQMPAGIPVATVAINGAKNAGLLAAQILGIKDPVVSQKLEDFRKQQTEQVLHKAETLEELGIDGFLEGR
- a CDS encoding 5-(carboxyamino)imidazole ribonucleotide synthase, coding for MKRCDIGVVGGGQLGKMLLMEGYRMGLSFAVLDPSKTCPAKGMAHEFIHGRFFDEIKIQQLAEKSQRLTYEFEHIHAKMLMKLESKGCQVMPSPETLYMIQDKYQQNKELESHCLPVAPYKKIEQKQDLIEAADLFGYPFLLKSRFGGYDGKGNVKVDGPEVLDDSYDLLDGKERPLMAEKFIAFKMEISVIAARDSLGNIETFPVGQNIHQDNILDRSIVPAPLPAEVLNSADKLAKKTLKHLKGAGIFCIEMFVGEDQQLWINEIAPRTHNSGHYSIEACNISQFGQQIRTIMGWPLVKPTLFKPAVMVNLLGDPVKSGNAKLVGIEEAMGIADVYPHWYGKTESRPGRKMGHVTILADSSEEANEKAEKIRKVLKVTV